A stretch of Hippocampus zosterae strain Florida unplaced genomic scaffold, ASM2543408v3 HiC_scaffold_246, whole genome shotgun sequence DNA encodes these proteins:
- the LOC127594766 gene encoding LOW QUALITY PROTEIN: vacuolar protein sorting-associated protein 4-like (The sequence of the model RefSeq protein was modified relative to this genomic sequence to represent the inferred CDS: deleted 1 base in 1 codon; substituted 4 bases at 4 genomic stop codons): protein MNRIKMAKEIIGEARAAFSDGKDPVRAIDLFKQGITLLIEEAQHEDHLATKEALRHKCSDLASELEQMKKKVTTPAPPSIPPAAPAKSKSQMPKKAEDNDAELDXDEKALRAGIESAIVREKPNVSWDEVSGLVSAKEALKEAVVLPMLYPEIFVGQRKPWKGILLYGXLHDQPPGTGKTLLAKACASEMSGGTFLSVSASSLISKYVGESEKLIKYLFELARKEKPSVIFMDEIDSLASSRSDGSNDSSRRVIAELLVQMQGVGSSLDGVLVLGATNLPWELDPAIRRRFQRKIYIELPDKAGRQRIFETMMARNSHXLQPEDFEXLGELTEGCSGSDISVFVKSSCYEPLREAQRASHFKKDQDGAWTVAMAGDPAAKKAGLTELDSGKVSLRRVRMDDFRTCLSNMKASVNPASLKKYAEFTEQFGERD, encoded by the exons ATGAACCGCATCAAGATGGCCAAGGAAATCATTGGCGAGGCACGGGCCGCCTTCAGCGACGGCAAGGACCCTGTCCGCGCCATCGACCTCTTCAAGCAGGGAATCACTCTGCTCATCGAGGAGGCCCAGCACGAGGACCACCTTGCCACCAAGGAAGCCCTTCGGCACAAGTGCAGCGATCTGGCCTCGGAACTCGAGCAGATGAAGAAAAAGGTGACGACACCTGCCCCGCCTTCTATCCCGCCTGCTGCCCCTGCCAAGAGCAAGTCACAAATGCCCAAGAAGGCAGAAGATAATGATGCCGAGCTGGATTAGGATGAGAAGGCTCTGCGGGCAGGCATTGAATCTGCGATCGTCCGCGAAAAACCCAACGTGAGCTGGGACGAAGTGTCAGGATTGGTCTCGGCCAAGGAGGCGCTAAAGGAGGCAGTGGTGCTGCCCATGCTCTACCCTGAGATTTTCGTTGGCCAGCGCAAACCTTGGAAAGGAATCCTCCTATACGGC TAGCTTCATGACCAGCCCCCAGGTACCGGTAAAACCCTCTTGGCGAAGGCCTGCGCCAGCGAAATGTCAGGCGGTACCTTCTTGAGCGTGTCGGCCTCGAGCCTAATCAGCAAGTACGTGGGGGAGAGTGAAAAATTGATAAAGTACCTGTTCGAGCTGGCCCGCAAGGAAAAGCCCTCGGTCATCTTCATGGATGAGATCGACTCGCTGGCCAGCTCCAGGTCCGACGGGAGCAACGATTCTTCCAGGCGGGTCATCGCCGAGTTGTTGGTGCAAATGCAGGGTGTGGGCTCATCGCTGGACGGGGTGCTCGTGCTGGGAGCCACTAACCTGCCTTGGGAGCTGGACCCCGCTATCCGCCGGCGCTTCCAGCGTAAAATCTACATCGAACTGCCCGACAAAGCAGGCCGGCAGCGTATCTTCGAGACCATGATGGCTCGCAATAGCCACTAACTGCAGCCCGAGGACTTTGAATAGCTGGGAGAGTTGACCGAGGGCTGTTCGGGGTCGGACATCAGCGTGTTCGTGAAGAGCAGCTGTTACGAACCGTTGCGGGAGGCACAGCGAGCCTCGCACTTCAAGAAAGACCAAGATGGAGCCTGGACCGTGGCGATGGCGGGAGACCCAGCCGCGAAGAAAGCGGGGCTGACTGAGCTGGACAGCGGAAAGGTGTCACTGCGGAGGGTCAGGATGGATGATTTCAGGACCTGCCTTTCGAACATGAAGGCCTCAGTGAACCCGGCTTCCCTGAAGAAGTACGCAGAGTTTACCGAGCAGTTCGGGGAACGAGATTGA